The following are encoded together in the Labeo rohita strain BAU-BD-2019 chromosome 17, IGBB_LRoh.1.0, whole genome shotgun sequence genome:
- the ahsa1b gene encoding activator of 90 kDa heat shock protein ATPase homolog 1b, which yields MAKWGEGDPRWIVEERADATNVNNWHWTERDATNWSSEKLKELLMGLQVENEEGKCEITEVSKVEGEASINNRKGKLIFFYEWNLKASWSGTSKSGIRYKGNIEVPNLSDENDMDDLDISVSLCKDEPETELLSLMRSEGAQKIRTALASYVDFLKTEFTQGMILPTANGVTKQQTAQATTKSNKTQIGSCSAAPPPPNTGVKIPTCKFSIKDTFLTSPDELYRVFLKQEMVQAFTRSSAVVEAEKGGKFRLLDGNVNGEFQELVPEQKIVMKWRFNSWPCEHYATVTLTFTDKGNETELKIECRAVPESEEERTRDGWQRYYCHAIKQTFGYGARLC from the exons ATGGCGAAGTGGGGAGAAGGAGACCCTCGCTGGATCGTGGAGGAGAGAGCGGATGCTACAAACGTCAACAACTGGCACTG GACCGAGAGGGACGCTACAAACTGGTCATCAGAGAAGCTGAAGGAGCTGCTCATGGGGTTGCAGGTGGAGAATGAAGAAGGCAAGTGTGAGATCACAGAGGTCAGCAAGGTGGAGGGAGAAGCGTCCATCAATAACCGCAAAGGAAAGCTTATATTCTTCTACGAGTGGAATCTAAAGGCCTCCTGGAGTG GGACATCAAAATCAGGCATCAGATACAAGGGAAATATTGAAGTTCCAAACCTTTCGGATGAAAACGACATGGACGACCTTGAT ATCAGTGTGAGTCTTTGTAAAGATGAGCCCGAGACAGAGCTGCTTTCTCTGATGAGGAGCGAGGGAGCCCAAAAAATCCGCACTGCGCTGGCCAGCTACGTGGACTTCCTCAAAACAG AGTTCACACAGGGCATGATCCTGCCAACAGCCAATGGTGTGACAAAACAGCAGACAGCCCAGGCAACAACCAAGTCAAACAAAACTCAG aTTGGCTCATGTAGCGctgctcctcctcctcccaACACAGGGGTAAAAATCCCCACCTGCAAGTTTTCAATAAAAGACACCTTCCTCACCTCACCAGATGAGCTTTACAGGGTCTTTCTCAAGCAGGAG ATGGTGCAGGCTTTTACACGCAGCAGTGCTGTGGTTGAGGCTGAAAAGGGTGGGAAGTTTCGCCTGTTGGACGGAAATGTGAACGGAGAGTTCCAGGAGCTG GTTCCTGAGCAGAAGATAGTCATGAAGTGGAGGTTCAACTCATGGCCTTGTG AGCACTATGCGACGGTGACATTGACTTTCACAGACAAGGGTAACGAGACAGAGTTAAAGATCGAGTGTCGGGCGGTTCCTGAGAGCGAAGAGGAACGAACACGAGATGGCTGGCAGAGGTACTACTGCCACGCCATTAAACAGACATTTGGCTACGGCGCACGACTCTGCTGA